The segment GCCGCCCGCTTCGCGCGTTCGGCCGTCGAGGCCGGGGCCGCCGCCGTGCTCACCGACGCCGAGGGGGCGGCCATCGCGGGCGACGTCGGGGTGCCCGTACTCGTCGTGGAGGACCCCGCGCGAGTCGCCGGACTTGTCGCCTCGTACTGTTATGGTCGCCCGGATGAGAAGCTCACCACCTTCGCCGTGACCGGTACGAACGGCAAGACCTCGACGGCCTACATGATCGACGACGCGCTGGTCCACCTCGGGCGGACCACCGGGCTCATCGGCACGGTTGAGGTTCGGATCGCGGGAGAGGCGGTGCCGGCGCAGCTGACCACGCCCCAGCCGGTCGACCTGCAGCGCATGCTCGCCAGGCTGGTTGAGCGCGGGGGCACCGACCTGGTCATGGAGACGTCCTCTCATGCCCTCGCCCAGGGGCGCACGGAGCCGATCCGCTTTGACGTGGCGGGATTTACGAACCTCACCCAAGACCACCTCGACTACCACAAGACGCTCGAAGAGTATTTCCGGGCCAAGGCGGTGCTCTTCGACTCGGACCACTGCGAGCGCGGCGTCATCACGGTCGACGACGAGTGGGGGCGGCGCCTGTACCGGGAGGTCAGCGAGCGTCGTCCCGGGGCGGCCGTGTCGCTGTCCGTGCGCGGCAACGACGCCGATTGGCGGGTCGCCTCGACGCTCGACGGGGGCGTGCAGACCATCCAACTCACCGGGCCCGCCGGAACCTTGGACACCTTCACCAGCCTGCCGGGCAGCTTCAACGTGGCCAACGCCGCGTTGGCGGCCGTGATGGTGATGGAGTCCGGCGTGAGCGCGCAGGCGCTGGCGAGCGCGCTCGGCGAGGACGGCATCAGCCCGACCATCCCGGGCCGCATGGAGGTGGTGGGGGAGCACCCCTACACGGTGGTCGACTTCGCCCACAACACTGACGCCCTTGTCAAGGCGATGACCTCGCTGCGTGCGGCGCGCGGCGGTCGGCTCGTCGTCATCACCGGCTCGGCGGGCGATCGCGACCGGGGTAAGCGCCCGAAAATGGCTGCCGCCGTCGCGGAGCACGCCGACTATCTGGTTATCACCGACGACGACCCGCACTCGGAGGATCCGGCACAGATCCGCCGCGATCTCATCGCGGGGATCCCTCAGGGCTTCGACTACGTCGAGATCGCAGATCGTGAGCAGGCCATCATCACCACGATCATGGCCTGCGGCAGCGATGACACTATTCTTATTGCAGGGCGCGGGCACGAGACCATCCAAGAGGTCGCGGACCGCGCTATCAGTATTGATGACCGCGTGGTGGCGCGGACGGCACTGACGCAGCGTATGGAGGGCGAATGATTGCGATCTCGATCGAACAGGCGGCGGCGGATGCGGGCGGTCGCACCCGCGCGCCGGCGGCGGATGACCAGGTAACCGCGGTCGTCTCCGACACGCGTCAGATCCGCGGCGGGGAACTCTTCGTGGCGATCGCAGGGGAACGCGTGGACGGATCGACGCTGGCGGGAAGCGCGATCGAGGCGGGCGCGAGCGCGGTCATGAGCGTCGACCCGGATCTCGCCCTCGCCTCCGGAGTACCCGCCGATCGGCTCATCGTCGTCGACGACGTTCTTGACGCTCTTGGCTCCCTCGCCCGTGAGAGCCTGCGCCGGGCGCGCGAGGCTAACCCGCGCCTGCGGGTGGTGGCCGTCACCGGCTCGGTGGGCAAGACCACGACGAAAGACCTGCTCGCCTCGCTACTGGCCATCCGCGGTCCGATCATCGCCCCGCCCGGATCGTTCAACAATGAGCTCGGCCTGCCGCTGACCGTGTTGCGCGCCGACGCCGACACGGCCACGCTCGTGCTCGAGATGGGCGCCGACCGCATGGGCAATATCGACTACCTGACCTCCATTGCGCCGCCGGATGTGGGCCTCGTCCTCATCGTCGCCCGGGCCCACCTGGGCCACTTTGGCGGCATCGAGAACGTGGCCAAGGCCAAGTCCGAGATGGTGACCGGCGTGCGCGAGGGCGGCACGGTTATCCTCAACGCGCTCGACGACCGGGTGCGCGCCATGGCGGAACTGACCGACAATGACGTGCTCTTCTTCGGCGACCCCGAGCTACCGGGCGTCTACGCCGAGGACGTCACCGTGGACGACGCCGGCCGGGCCTCCTTCGTGCTCGTGACCTCGACGGGCCGAGCGGCGGTGACCCTCGCCCTGGTGGGCGAGCACCACGTGGCCAACGCGCTTGCGGCCGCGGCCGTGGCCGACGTCTTCGGGATCGGCGTGGAGGAGATTGCGCGAGTCCTGTCCGTCACCGGGGCCGCCAGCCCGCACCGCATGTCCGTCTGCGAACGCGGCGGCATTCTCATCATCGACGACTCCTACAACGCCAACCCCGATTCGATGCGGGCCGGCCTCGACGCGCTCGAAAGGCTCGGCGAGGGCCGGCGCAAGGTCGCCGTGCTGGGCTCCATGCTCGAACTCGGCGAGGCCTCACAGGCTGAACACGAGGCGATCGGGCGTTACGCCGCGGCCCGCTCGGTCGACGTCGTGATCGGCGTCGGGGAGGAAACCGGCGCCCTGACGCGCGCTGCGGCGGAGGAAGGAATCCAGACCGAGAGCGCATCATCTGAGGGTGCGCTCGACGTGGCTACCACGATCCTGCGGGAAGGTGACGTAGTCTTGCTGAAGGGTTCGAATGGTTCGGGCGTGTGGCGCGTGGCTGACGCGCTGGTGGGAGAGGACTAAATGCTCGCAATTCTCATCTCGGTAGCAACAGCGCTCCTCGTGTCGCTGCTTGGCACGCCGGTGCTGGTGCGTTTCCTGCGCAAGCGCCAGTATGGGCAGTTCATCCGCGAGGATGGGCCAACCACCCACCTGGTCAAGCGCGGCACGCCCACGATGGGCGGCGTCGTCATCATCTTCGCCACCATTGTCGGCTACGCGATGGCCAACATCGCCACTGGGCGCGGCCCGAACGCCTCCGGCATCCTCCTGCTTGCCCTCATGGCCGGCATGGGCCTCATCGGCTTCCTCGACGACTTCGCCAAGATCCGCAACGAGCGTTCCCTCGGCCTGACCCCGATGGCGAAGATCGTCGGCCAGGCGGTCGTGGGTATTTCGTTTGCGGTCGCGGCGCTGCAGTTCCGCAACGACTACCATCGCACACCGGGCAGCACCCGGATTTCCTTCGTGCGCGATACGAACATCAACCTCGCCCACCTAGGTGCGGTCGCGGGCCTGATTCTGTTCATCATCTGGGCCAACTTTCTCATCACCGCGTGGTCGAACGCCGTCAACCTCACCGACGGCCTGGACGGGCTCGCGGCCGGCGCCTGCGCGATCGCCTTTGCCGGCTACGCCTTCGTCACGATCTGGCAGTCCTACCAGACCTGCACCTCGGTGGTAAACCCCGCCGCGGGCTGCTACGACGTGCGCGACCCCCGCGACCTGGCGATCGTTGCCGCGGCGATCGTAGGCGCCTGCCTTGGCTTCCTGTGGCACAACACCTCCCCGGCCGCGATCTTCATGGGGGACACCGGATCGCTCGCGCTCGGCGGCGCCTTCGCGGGGTTGACGATCCTCACTCAGACCGAGATCCTCGGCGTCTTGCTCGGCGGGCTGTTCGTCGTCATCGTCATGTCGGACGTGATCCAAATCGGGGTCTTCAAGGCCACGGGCAGACGCGTGTTCCGAATGGCCCCGCTCCACCACCACTTCGAGCTCAAGGGCTGGAAGGAGGTGACGATCGTGGTGCGCTTCTGGCTCATCCAGGCGCTCATGGTCGCCTGCGGAATCGGTATCTTCTACGCAGAATGGTTGGCACGCCAATGACTCGCACGATTCCAGGCGCGGCGCAGTTCGCGTCCACACGCGTGGCGGTACTCGGCCTGGGGGTCTCCGGCCGGGCCTGCCTTGACGCTCTGATGCAGCACACGCAGGCGATCCTGTCCGCGTGGGATGGCAAGGCTGGTGCCCGTGAGCCATACTCTCACCTCGACGGCGCTGCCGAGCCCGACCCGGTCGCACTGTGTGAGTCCCTGCTCGCCTGGCGCCCCGACCTCGTCATCATCGCCCCCGGCTTCCGTCAGGTTGGCCCCGAGTGGCAGGCGCTGGCCGCGGCCGGCGTTCCGGTGTGGTCCGAGATCGAGCTGGCCTGGCACCTGCGCGCCGCCAACGACGGCGTCTTCGCTCCTTGGCTGTGCATCACCGGTACGAACGGCAAGACGACCACCGTGACCATGACCGAGGCTATCCTGCGGGCGAGCGGGCTGCGAGCGCTCGCCGTGGGAAACGTCGGAACCCCCGCCGTCACGGCCGTCAGCGACACGAGCGACGACGCGCCCGAGGCCTTCGCCTTCGAGCTGTCCTCCTTCCAGCTTTCTGCCACCTACTCGATGGAGCCGACCGCGGCGGTGTGCCTCAACATCGCCGACGACCACCTCGAGTGGCACGGCAACTTCGAGGAGTACCGTAAGGCCAAGGCCAGGATCTACACCCACGCGCGCGTGGCCTGCCTCTATCCGGTGGGAGACGCGACAGTCCAGGGGATGGTCGACGATGCCGACGTGATGGAGGGGGCTCGCGCAATCGGGCTATCGATGGGGGTGCCCTCCGTTGGCCAGCTGGGTTTCGTGGACGCGCAGGCAGTCGACCGAGCCTTCATACCCGGGCGCCACACGCACGCGGAGGCGCTTTTCGAGGTGGCCGACATCGCCCACCTCGCGCCC is part of the Trueperella abortisuis genome and harbors:
- a CDS encoding UDP-N-acetylmuramoyl-L-alanyl-D-glutamate--2,6-diaminopimelate ligase — translated: MMAPSHTSLADIAELLHIAPVDGSITGVCADNRRVRPGDLFVAIHGASVHAARFARSAVEAGAAAVLTDAEGAAIAGDVGVPVLVVEDPARVAGLVASYCYGRPDEKLTTFAVTGTNGKTSTAYMIDDALVHLGRTTGLIGTVEVRIAGEAVPAQLTTPQPVDLQRMLARLVERGGTDLVMETSSHALAQGRTEPIRFDVAGFTNLTQDHLDYHKTLEEYFRAKAVLFDSDHCERGVITVDDEWGRRLYREVSERRPGAAVSLSVRGNDADWRVASTLDGGVQTIQLTGPAGTLDTFTSLPGSFNVANAALAAVMVMESGVSAQALASALGEDGISPTIPGRMEVVGEHPYTVVDFAHNTDALVKAMTSLRAARGGRLVVITGSAGDRDRGKRPKMAAAVAEHADYLVITDDDPHSEDPAQIRRDLIAGIPQGFDYVEIADREQAIITTIMACGSDDTILIAGRGHETIQEVADRAISIDDRVVARTALTQRMEGE
- the murD gene encoding UDP-N-acetylmuramoyl-L-alanine--D-glutamate ligase, coding for MTRTIPGAAQFASTRVAVLGLGVSGRACLDALMQHTQAILSAWDGKAGAREPYSHLDGAAEPDPVALCESLLAWRPDLVIIAPGFRQVGPEWQALAAAGVPVWSEIELAWHLRAANDGVFAPWLCITGTNGKTTTVTMTEAILRASGLRALAVGNVGTPAVTAVSDTSDDAPEAFAFELSSFQLSATYSMEPTAAVCLNIADDHLEWHGNFEEYRKAKARIYTHARVACLYPVGDATVQGMVDDADVMEGARAIGLSMGVPSVGQLGFVDAQAVDRAFIPGRHTHAEALFEVADIAHLAPEGAALPVHIAKDALAAAALARSVGVTPEAVRTGLRGFEGGHHRIETVAHVDGVSYVDDSKATNAHAAEASVRALENAVWIVGGLAKGVRFEQLVGKVKDHLRAVVVIGRDQEPWRSALAGLDSPVHYVAPDSTTPMEDAVAAAAAFAIPGDTVILAPACASQDQFISYAERGQKFAAAVARLDGHDGDA
- the mraY gene encoding phospho-N-acetylmuramoyl-pentapeptide-transferase, with product MLAILISVATALLVSLLGTPVLVRFLRKRQYGQFIREDGPTTHLVKRGTPTMGGVVIIFATIVGYAMANIATGRGPNASGILLLALMAGMGLIGFLDDFAKIRNERSLGLTPMAKIVGQAVVGISFAVAALQFRNDYHRTPGSTRISFVRDTNINLAHLGAVAGLILFIIWANFLITAWSNAVNLTDGLDGLAAGACAIAFAGYAFVTIWQSYQTCTSVVNPAAGCYDVRDPRDLAIVAAAIVGACLGFLWHNTSPAAIFMGDTGSLALGGAFAGLTILTQTEILGVLLGGLFVVIVMSDVIQIGVFKATGRRVFRMAPLHHHFELKGWKEVTIVVRFWLIQALMVACGIGIFYAEWLARQ
- a CDS encoding UDP-N-acetylmuramoyl-tripeptide--D-alanyl-D-alanine ligase; this translates as MIAISIEQAAADAGGRTRAPAADDQVTAVVSDTRQIRGGELFVAIAGERVDGSTLAGSAIEAGASAVMSVDPDLALASGVPADRLIVVDDVLDALGSLARESLRRAREANPRLRVVAVTGSVGKTTTKDLLASLLAIRGPIIAPPGSFNNELGLPLTVLRADADTATLVLEMGADRMGNIDYLTSIAPPDVGLVLIVARAHLGHFGGIENVAKAKSEMVTGVREGGTVILNALDDRVRAMAELTDNDVLFFGDPELPGVYAEDVTVDDAGRASFVLVTSTGRAAVTLALVGEHHVANALAAAAVADVFGIGVEEIARVLSVTGAASPHRMSVCERGGILIIDDSYNANPDSMRAGLDALERLGEGRRKVAVLGSMLELGEASQAEHEAIGRYAAARSVDVVIGVGEETGALTRAAAEEGIQTESASSEGALDVATTILREGDVVLLKGSNGSGVWRVADALVGED